In Citrus sinensis cultivar Valencia sweet orange chromosome 3, DVS_A1.0, whole genome shotgun sequence, the sequence TCTTTGCCAACGTACAGAAGTAACTCGTACCACCAGATGGTACTAATTTCCGCACTGAGGATTGTctgaaatttatattgttaaatttgtaCTTAAATTGCCCATTCATTATTCTTggttcatttatattttaggcCAACTTCTCAGACTCACAAGGTATTTGCAGAAATTAGAACTTTTCCCGCCACCTCCTAGgaggaagaaaagaagaggGAAGGTGGCGGAGAGTGGCCTTGGGGTGGATGGGCGAGGGGGCAGTGGAGATAACCAATTTCTGGATGGGACCCACGTTGTTGACCTTTTTAGGAATTAAAACGGTTGCATCGTTTTCGTTTGATGACTTAATCATTTCtcctctttattttattttattttatttatttttctatactTTAAGCGTCTGCTTGGAATTGGATGCTTATAACAACAATCGGAGTCCGGAcgagaaaattaataatttattggcTGCAGCTTTTGGCAACTCCTTTGTTTACAGTTGGGTCTGCTTCTTTGAACTGATTTTACGATTTCTGAATCTCGATTTGGTTAATTTAACACCTCTTTGTCCTTCTGTTCTTCTCTCCGGGAACAAGTAGTGGTACTATTGCCGCCgttgtttaattttcagtcTCTGATATTTTATGACAGaactgtttttaattaaaatttactcCCAAATTATAGTTGGGCAATCTAAATCTGGCTGGCTATCTTCAACGGTATAGCAGAACTATAAACAAGTTTGAATCATTTCcacaaaaaaaatgtctttaaGATATATCTCTTAataatcttactaataattattttataaaaaattaagacatactaaaagaaaaacaattacatgaaattttatattactttCTAAGGTtaatttgacaaattaatatttctaaaaatattatagtatgggtattattattattattaaaaaaaagaataagaagtGTAATATATCTAACAATAAGGTATttgatgtttttctttttctttttttctttttaatatatggATTAAGCacacatttaattaaaaatatagggactaaaaaaaatatttacctaTTTCcaagaaaagattaaaatgatttttgtgcAATCGAGTATCCTCGGTTTATTACCTAAGATCAAGTTCCCAATCTCAGAACTGGACAACAGATTAAAGGCGAAGGTGAGGAATAATTTGATAGGAGCCCATACCCATTTGTATAATTCAAGAAGAATCAGATACCAAACGAACAAAAAATTGTGGGTACTACTACTAATAAGAAAGTTGTAAGCAAGAAAGTCTCTTTCACCTCGTTAATTTTAACGGCAAGGTGAAAAGGTCAAAactttcaaagaaaaagaaatgggCATAGATAATTTACAAACAAAAGAGGAGAAAGGGCGGTGCATGTGGAGTAGATGCTTGGGTCCAGTGAGGATCAAATTTGAATGGAATAGAAAGTGAAGGAAAAAACTTCCTTTCACCGTTTTCAATCTTTGCCTTTCACCAtctcccttttcttttcttttcttttctttttattattattattttatttctttaaaagaaaattttgaaaagaatccATTCATTGTTTGTGGAATATCTAAGCGCCTCTAGCTTTCTATGCTACACTGACTTGGGCTCCTCGCGGAATAAGCCTTTCCAAAAcccggaaaaaaaaatttaaaaaaaatgaaaatcgagtctagcaaaagaaaaattaaaggagtgTGCATTTTTGCTAAATGAGTTGGTCACAAATATATGTTGGGGAAGAATGAGTGTGTCAGCGAGTGTGGGTGACGGATAatattttcgttttttttttttaattttatttttttactgttttattattaaattactgGTGGGTGTGGTCACAACAGAAATTTTAtgatcatgtttttttttttttttttacttgtataaaactttaaatgcAGAAGCCTACAATAATAAGACTGCCGAGATCGTGAGTGTATCCATCGTCAAAGTTGCTTTCCTGCTTTCCAGATAAATTAGTAATAACATTTGCTTGGTTCAAGAGCAAAAATTCCAActaacaagaaaaacaaaatccaaacaGTACATTTGCCTATGGCCCTACCTACCTATCACCTATGGGCCTTAAagactttaaaattaattaatcaacatCTGATCCGGGACCACAATGCTTTTTCCCACTATACATTACGGTCATGCCCATTTcctaacaaaaacaaaaggcagccttcttctgcattatccccccccccccccggtaacaaacaatattcaattattaatcaaCCAACCAACCTCCCTCATTCAATCTTAATCAAATCCTATACTTTTTAATTACCCACTAAACAAGCTACGAGTGCGCTGCCATCAGtgagcctttttttttaaaaaaataaaaaaaattaaagatgaaaatgaaaatttatatataatattatttgagaGAAGTAATATAAAAGCTCCAAATCCTGTCACTGCACTGATTGTTCACTTTCTATAAACACACGCAGAGGTGAAATCCGGCGCGGCGCCGAGACACAATGGGTTGTACGGCATCGAAGCTGGACAACGAGGACACGGTCAGGCGGTGCAAAGAACGGCGTCGTTTAATGAAAGAAGCCGTCTACGCTCGTCACCACATGGCTGCAGCTCACGCCGATTACTCCCGAACCCTCCGCCTCACCGGCTCGGCTCTCTGCGACTTCGCAGCCGGCGAACATCTCTCCATCTCCGACCAAACCCCCGCCGTCTTCCTCCACCCACCAAACCCCTCACCAATAAAAGCACCAACGACCAATCACATACCTCCACGTGTCAAACCATCACCCGTTCCCAGCCCCGGTCCCGGCCGTGGCCCCAGCCCCAGCCCCAGCCCCAGCCCCAGCCCCAGTCTACATCATACACCGGCGCCACCTTCTCGACCGTTTTCCCATACACCCAACGTGACAGCACCTCCCAAACGACGTCGCAAGCCAGCGCCGAAACTCCCTCACATTCTATCAGACTCAAGCTTGGCTTCGACTCCAAGAAGCCAGATGACAAATAACTTTTACCCAACAGCTTTCCAATCGAACTCCACTTACTCGAGCACGCCTTCACAAGCTTCCTCTGTTTGGAACTGGGAAAACTTTTACCCGCCCTCTCCTCCCGACTCCGAATTCTTCAATCAAAAAAGCCGGCAGCGTCCAGAGCCCGACCCGGAATCTGAGTCCGAACCCGAAACAGAGGCCGAGAGATCCGAGTACGATTTTTTCCAGCCACACCAACAACAacagaaagaaagagaaagccGCCCCTTCccaaacaatttcaattacaaCGGCAGCGTTGCTGATGAGGAGACGGAGAGGGAAGAGGTTCAGTGCAGCGAGTGGGGGGATCATTACAGCACGACGACATCGTCTGACGACGAGGAAGAGGAAATGGACAAGGAGTCGAGATCCGAGATGGGTGCCCGGTCGGACTTCGGGTCTTCGGGGAAGCAGCAAGAGCCGATAAAAAAATTCGACGATGCGGCGTCGTCTTCGGCTAGTTTCAGGAACAGGGAGATCTCAGATATGAAGCTGGTTATCAGACACAAGGATTTGAAAGAGATCGTTGAAGCTCTTAAAGACTATTTCGATAAAGCTGCTTCTGCCGGCGACCAGCTTTTCGAGATATTAGAAATCGGCCGAGCTCAACTTGATCGTAGCTTTAAACAATTGAAGAGTGggtcgttaaaaaaaaaatttcaaaatcatttaacaattttatcattcaattttagttaaatcattaaaaagttatttttggaTGCTGCAGAGACTGTGTATCATTCGAGTAGTTTGTTCAGTAACCTGAGCTCGAGCTGGACTTCAAAACCGCCGTTGGCAGTTAAGTACCGGCTCGACATTGATTCTCTCAACGAACCGGGCGGTCCGAAGAGTCTTTTTTCCATCTTAGACCGGCTCTTGGCGTGGGAGAAGAAGCTGTACGGGGAAGTCAAGGTAGAAAATTTTAAGCAATTATTTCCCCCGTTTTTGTTTCAATCCtttcaaaaattcatatatatgaacagttttaagttaattattaattaatatttaataggaAAATGTGGCAGGTAAACATAAACTTacacattattaatttgtgtaaaaaaaaataataataaaaaacactAGGCAAAAAGTGGAGAGAAAGTGATGACTAGGATTTCCATCGTTGTTGGTAGCGTAAGTCGACCGCAGTATTTGACTCGTGGTGGACGATGttaattttaagtaatttacCGTCCTAGCTAGCTGTCTTTTCCTTACTAAAATGCCCCTGGAAA encodes:
- the LOC102627291 gene encoding nitrate regulatory gene2 protein, which translates into the protein MGCTASKLDNEDTVRRCKERRRLMKEAVYARHHMAAAHADYSRTLRLTGSALCDFAAGEHLSISDQTPAVFLHPPNPSPIKAPTTNHIPPRVKPSPVPSPGPGRGPSPSPSPSPSPSLHHTPAPPSRPFSHTPNVTAPPKRRRKPAPKLPHILSDSSLASTPRSQMTNNFYPTAFQSNSTYSSTPSQASSVWNWENFYPPSPPDSEFFNQKSRQRPEPDPESESEPETEAERSEYDFFQPHQQQQKERESRPFPNNFNYNGSVADEETEREEVQCSEWGDHYSTTTSSDDEEEEMDKESRSEMGARSDFGSSGKQQEPIKKFDDAASSSASFRNREISDMKLVIRHKDLKEIVEALKDYFDKAASAGDQLFEILEIGRAQLDRSFKQLKKTVYHSSSLFSNLSSSWTSKPPLAVKYRLDIDSLNEPGGPKSLFSILDRLLAWEKKLYGEVKAREGAKIEHDRKLSALQSQEYKGEDDSKLDKTKASIQKLQSLIAVASQGVDTTSSAIISLRDSDLVPRLVDLCHGFMYMWKAMHQYHEVQNNIVQQVRGLVNQAAKGESTSDMHRQATRNLESAITAWHSSFCRLIKFQRDFVRSLHGWFKLTLIPVSNDNMSGKREPSEVYGFFDEWKLALERVPDTVASEAIKSFINVVHVISVKQTEELKIKKRTETASKELEKKASSLRNIERKFYHSYSMVGIGLPDPGPDNGHVLDARDPLAEKKLELAACQRRVEDELLRHSRAVEVTRANTLNNLQTGLPGVFQALTSFSTLFTEALEMVCTRSYAIK